One segment of Erigeron canadensis isolate Cc75 chromosome 2, C_canadensis_v1, whole genome shotgun sequence DNA contains the following:
- the LOC122589586 gene encoding protein BONZAI 3-like isoform X3, translating into MAVVYAKRKDGTLEELGRTEVIMNSLNPMWIQKINVAFHFEVVQPLIFQVYDVDTKYHNVPTKTLNLKDQDFVGEANCILSEIMTLKSRSMTLKLHGRNGHGVGSLGSITVHAEETIASKMAVTMKLRCSNLDNKDMFSKSDPFLRISRIVEAGSPIPICKTEVVNNNLNPLWKPLCISMQQYVSKDNPLLIECFDFNSNGNHTLIGKLQTSIQDMEKLYTSKTGMSFVFPSSRHQAHEKILKGKLFVDQYDEKELHSFLDYISSGFELNFMVAVDFTASNGDPRNPDSLHYIDHSGRLNAYQQAIMEVGEVIQVYDYDKRFPAWGFGGKFLNNTVSHCFNLNGNAGNSEVERVQGIMAAYGAALHSVSLHGPTLFGPVINQAAEIAAQSLSSNSSKYFVLLIITDGVLTDLQETKDALVRASDLPLSILIVGVGNADFKQMEILDADNGQRLESSTGRIATRDIVQFVPMRNVHPGEVSMVQALLEELPGQFLTYMRSRDIKPLNVNVQKFHVPPDPLMT; encoded by the exons ATGGCAGTTGTATATGCCAAGAGGAAAGATGGAACTCTAGAGGAACTTGGTCGAACAGAGGTGATCATGAACAGCTTGAATCCCATGTGGATTCAGAAAATCAATGTTGCATTTCACTTCGAGGTTGTTCAGCCACTAAT CTTTCAGGTTTATGACGTGGATACCAAGTATCATAATGTGCCAACAAAG ACACTGAACCTAAAAGACCAAGATTTTGTTGGTGAAGCTAACTGTATTTTGTCAGAG ATCATGACTCTCAAGAGCCGAAGTATGACCCTAAAACTTCATGGTAGAAATGGGCATGGCGTTGGAAGTTTAGGTTCAATAACTGTTCATGCAGAGGAAACCATAGCGTCCAAAATGGCCGTTACCATGAAACTTCGATGTTCAAACTTGGATAACAAGGACATGTTCTCTAAAAGT GATCCCTTTTTACGAATCTCTAGGATTGTTGAGGCTGGAAGTCCTATTCCTATATGCAAGACAGAAGTAGTTAACAACAATTTGAATCCACTATGGAAGCCTTTATGTATAAGCATGCAGCAATATGTGAGCAAG GATAACCCTCTGCTGATAGAGTGTTTTGACTTCAACAGCAATGGCAACCACACACtaattgg TAAACTGCAGACATCAATTCAAGACATGGAAAAACTTTACACATCGAAAACAGGGATGAGTTTTGTCTTCCCATCTTCTCGTCATCAAGCCCATGAGAAG ATTCTCAAGGGTAAACTTTTTGTTGATCAATATGACGAGAAGGAACTCCATAGTTTTCTTGATTATATTTCTAGCGGGTTTGAGCTGAACTTCATGGTTGCTGTTGATTTTACTG CATCGAATGGAGATCCTCGAAATCCAGATTCCTTGCATTACATTGATCATTCTGGCCGCTTAAATGCATACCAGCAA GCAATAATGGAGGTTGGGGAAGTCATACAAgtttatgattatgataaaCGCTTTCCTGCTTGGGGTTTTGGTGGAAAGTTCTTAAATAACACTGTATCTCATTGCTTCAACTTGAATGGAAATGCTGGAAACTCTGAG GTTGAAAGAGTACAAGGCATAATGGCTGCTTATGGAGCTGCATTGCATAGTGTCTCTCTTCACGGACCCactttatttggtccagtaataAATCAAGCTGCAGAAATAGCTGCTCAATCTCTCTCAAGCAATTCCAGCAAGTACTTTGTGTTGCTAATTATAACG GATGGAGTTCTAACCGATCTTCAGGAGACTAAAGACGCATTGGTCAGGGCCTCTGATCTACCCCTGTCAATTCTAATCGTTGGAGTGGGAAATGCCGATTTTAAACAAATGGAG ATTTTGGATGCTGACAATGGACAACGACTGGAGAGCTCAACTGGAAGAATAGCTACTAGAGATATTGTTCAGTTTGTTCCCATGCGTAATGTACATC CTGGAGAGGTATCAATGGTGCAGGCTCTATTGGAAGAATTACCAGGACAATTCTTGACTTACATGAGAAGTAGAGATATCAAGCCATTAAATGTCAATGTGCAAAAGTTTCATGTTCCCCCAGATCCATTAATGACTTGA
- the LOC122589541 gene encoding protein BONZAI 3-like: MGGCFSDVSGGKAAVGGGGGGGHNRQHQRSGRSGNIVVDTSSGTIDQDEAVDYFFHTKGLEPIYTQIELSLSASRLRDRDIMSKSDPMAVVYAKKRDGTLEELGRTEVILNSLNPTWIQKINVAFHFEIVQPLVFQVYDVDTKFHNVPTKMLDLKDHDYCGEANCVLSEIMTRQSRSMTLKLCSENGNDIECGLISVHAEETVSSKMAIEMRLRCSNLDNKERFSKSDPFLRISRIVETGGPIPICKTEAMNNNLNPVWKPLSINMQQYVSKENPLLVECFDFNNSGTHTLIGKLQTSIQDLRKLYDAKAAANFVYPSSRPRGPEKVLKGKLFVDGYEEKELYSFLDYISSGFELNFMVAVDFTLSNGDPRRADSLHYIDPSGRLNAYQQAIVGVGEVIQVYDYDKLFPAWGFGAKMYNGFLSHCFNLNGSFEVDGVQGIMNAYQTALHTVSLSGPTLFGQVVNRAAEIASQSLAANSNKYFVLLIITDGVLTDLQETTDALVRASDLPLSILIVGVGNADFQQMEILDGDNGQRLVSSTGRIATRDFVQFVPMRNVQHEEISMVRALLKELPGQFLTWMRSRDIKPLNVH; encoded by the exons ATGGGAGGATGTTTTTCAGATGTAAGCGGAGGAAAAGCTGCGGtgggaggaggtggtggtggtggccatAACCGGCAGCATCAAAGAAGCGGTCGTAGTGGCAACATTGTTGTTGATACATCTTCTGGCACGATTGATCAAGATGAAGCTGTTGATTACTTTTTTCACACCAAAGGCCTTGAACCAATCTACACTCAAATTGAG TTATCTTTATCAGCTTCAAGATTGCGTGATCGTGACATCATGTCAAAG AGTGATCCGATGGCAGTTGTATATGCCAAGAAGAGAGATGGGACTCTGGAGGAACTTGGCCGCACAGAGGTTATCTTGAATAGCTTAAATCCTACGTGGATTCAGAAAATCAATGTCGCATTTCACTTTGAGATTGTTCAGCCTTTAGT ATTTCAGGTGTATGATGTGGATACAAAATTTCATAATGTACCAACAAAG ATGTTGGACCTGAAAGACCATGATTATTGTGGTGAAGCAAACTGTGTTTTGTCAGAG ATCATGACTCGCCAAAGCCGAAGCATGACCCTAAAACTTTGTAGTGAAAATGGGAATGATATTGAGTGTGGTTTGATAAGTGTTCATGCAGAGGAAACCGTTTCTTCCAAAATGGCTATTGAAATGAGACTGCGATGCTCAAACTTGGATAATAAAGAGCGGTTCTCTAAAAGT GATCCTTTCTTAAGAATCTCTAGGATTGTTGAGACTGGAGGTCCTATTCCAATTTGCAAAACCGAAGCAATGAACAATAACCTGAACCCGGTTTGGAAGCCGTTAAGTATAAATATGCAGCAGTACGTAAGCAAG GAAAACCCCTTACTTGTAGAGTGTTTTGACTTCAATAACAGTGGCACGCACACATTAATCGG GAAACTGCAGACGTCAATTCAAGACTTGAGAAAACTTTATGATGCAAAAGCAGCTGCAAATTTCGTCTATCCTTCTTCTCGTCCCCGTGGACCTGAGAAG GTTCTCAAGGGTAAACTTTTTGTGGACGGGTATGAAGAGAAGGAactctatagcttccttgattATATTTCTAGCGGGTTTGAGCTGAACTTTATGGTTGCTGTTGATTTTACAT TGTCAAATGGAGATCCTCGGAGGGCAGATTCATTGCATTACATAGATCCATCTGGCCGATTAAATGCATACCAGCAG GCTATTGTGGGGGTCGGGGAAGTTATACAAGTTTATGATTACGATAAACTCTTTCCTGCTTGGGGTTTTGGTGCAAAAATGTACAATGGCTTTCTATCGCATTGTTTCAACCTGAATGGAAGCTTTGAG GTTGACGGAGTACAAGGCATAATGAATGCTTATCAAACTGCTTTGCATACCGTCTCTCTAAGTGGACCTACATTATTTGGTCAAGTAGTAAATCGAGCTGCAGAAATAGCTTCTCAATCTCTCGCAGCCAATTCCAACAAGTACTTTGTGTTGCTAATTATAACG GATGGAGTTCTCACAGACCTTCAAGAGACTACAGACGCATTGGTCAGGGCCTCTGATCTACCCTTGTCAATTCTAATAGTTGGCGTGGGAAACGCTGATTTTCAACAAATGGAG ATTTTGGATGGTGATAATGGACAAAGACTAGTGAGTTCAACTGGAAGAATAGCGACTCGAGATTTCGTCCAATTTGTTCCCATGCGTAATGTACAAC ATGAAGAGATATCGATGGTGAGGGCTCTATTAAAAGAGTTACCAGGGCAATTCTTGACTTGGATGAGAAGTAGAGATATTAAGCCACTCAATGTCCACTAA
- the LOC122587263 gene encoding protein SENSITIVE TO PROTON RHIZOTOXICITY 1-like, which translates to MNSDADEGLDDPLDNLSKIQSKMENLHTLLSDSLKTNTIIPQSHMQFISNEITHAITQLILNGTALVSFSQSTPPLTLPKTLSDSGFESFKDGHVGLSTFSKTEEQDDGHEEDIVELDAVELLAEHLHFCDFCGKGFKRDANLRMHMRAHGNKYKTVEALAKPEKSVETFGSVGGGRTRFSCPFNGCVRNKLHKKFRPLKSVICVKNHFKRSHCPKMYVCNICNKKNFSVLADLKSHLKHCGETKWKCSCGTSFSRKDKLFGHMALFEGHMPAVPGADVAAVIREDEKVKGESVVAQAPLMEWGDVNDEMDDMIFDGLGSIDDGFSLQEFLGTGSDGGFDWNL; encoded by the coding sequence ATGAATTCCGACGCCGACGAAGGACTTGACGATCCACTTGACAACCTCTCAAAAATCCAatcaaaaatggaaaatctccACACCCTCTTATCCGATTCACTAAAAACCAACACAATCATCCCACAATCTCATATgcaattcatctctaatgaaatcACTCATGCAATCACTCAACTTATCTTAAATGGCACAGCCCTTGTTTCATTTTCTCAGTCAACCCCACCGTTGACTTTACCCAAAACTTTGTCGGATTCTGGTTTCGAGAGTTTTAAGGATGGCCATGTTGGTCTTTCAACGTTTTCGAAAACCGAAGAACAAGATGATGGTCATGAAGAAGATATTGTTGAGCTGGATGCTGTTGAATTGCTGGCTGAACATTTacatttttgtgatttttgtggTAAGGGTTTTAAACGTGATGCGAATTTAAGAATGCATATGAGAGCCCACGGAAATAAGTATAAGACAGTTGAGGCGTTAGCAAAACCCGAAAAATCGGTTGAAACTTTTGGTAGTGTAGGAGGAGGAAGGACTAGGTTTTCGTGTCCTTTTAATGGGTGTGTTAGGAATAAGTTGCATAAGAAATTTAGACCGTTGAAATCGGTTATATGTGTTAAGAATCATTTTAAGAGAAGTCATTGTCCTAAAATGTATGTATGCAATATATGTAACAAGAAGAATTTTTCGGTTTTGGCTGATTTGAAAAGCCATTTGAAGCATTGTGGTGAAACGAAATGGAAATGTTCGTGTGGGACGAGTTTTTCTAGGAAGGATAAGTTGTTTGGTCATATGGCTTTGTTTGAAGGTCATATGCCAGCTGTGCCCGGTGCTGATGTAGCCGCGGTTATACGAGAGGATGAGAAGGTGAAAGGGGAGTCAGTAGTGGCACAGGCGCCTTTAATGGAATGGGGCGATGTTAATGATGAAATGGATGATATGATATTTGATGGATTAGGTTCGATTGATGATGGTTTTTCTCTGCAGGAATTTCTTGGTACCGGTTCTGATGGTGGTTTCGACTGGAATTTGTAG
- the LOC122589586 gene encoding protein BONZAI 3-like isoform X1: MGGCFSDVSGGKAAVGGGGGAGGGHDLRLQQQRGGGSNNVGVGGQVDEAVDHFFLSKGLQPLYTKIELSLSALKLRDLDILSKSDPMAVVYAKRKDGTLEELGRTEVIMNSLNPMWIQKINVAFHFEVVQPLIFQVYDVDTKYHNVPTKTLNLKDQDFVGEANCILSEIMTLKSRSMTLKLHGRNGHGVGSLGSITVHAEETIASKMAVTMKLRCSNLDNKDMFSKSDPFLRISRIVEAGSPIPICKTEVVNNNLNPLWKPLCISMQQYVSKDNPLLIECFDFNSNGNHTLIGKLQTSIQDMEKLYTSKTGMSFVFPSSRHQAHEKILKGKLFVDQYDEKELHSFLDYISSGFELNFMVAVDFTASNGDPRNPDSLHYIDHSGRLNAYQQAIMEVGEVIQVYDYDKRFPAWGFGGKFLNNTVSHCFNLNGNAGNSEVERVQGIMAAYGAALHSVSLHGPTLFGPVINQAAEIAAQSLSSNSSKYFVLLIITDGVLTDLQETKDALVRASDLPLSILIVGVGNADFKQMEILDADNGQRLESSTGRIATRDIVQFVPMRNVHPGEVSMVQALLEELPGQFLTYMRSRDIKPLNVNVQKFHVPPDPLMT; encoded by the exons ATGGGAGGTTGTTTTTCTGACGTAAGCGGAGGAAAAGCTGCGGTGGGCGGGGGCGGTGGTGCCGGTGGCGGACATGACCTCCGATTACAACAACAAAGAGGTGGTGGTAGCAACAACGTTGGGGTCGGCGGTCAAGTTGATGAAGCTGTTGATCACTTCTTTCTCTCTAAAGGCCTTCAACCTCTTTATACCAAAATTGAG CTATCTTTATCAGCTTTAAAGTTACGTGATCTCGATATCCTATCTAAG AGTGACCCAATGGCAGTTGTATATGCCAAGAGGAAAGATGGAACTCTAGAGGAACTTGGTCGAACAGAGGTGATCATGAACAGCTTGAATCCCATGTGGATTCAGAAAATCAATGTTGCATTTCACTTCGAGGTTGTTCAGCCACTAAT CTTTCAGGTTTATGACGTGGATACCAAGTATCATAATGTGCCAACAAAG ACACTGAACCTAAAAGACCAAGATTTTGTTGGTGAAGCTAACTGTATTTTGTCAGAG ATCATGACTCTCAAGAGCCGAAGTATGACCCTAAAACTTCATGGTAGAAATGGGCATGGCGTTGGAAGTTTAGGTTCAATAACTGTTCATGCAGAGGAAACCATAGCGTCCAAAATGGCCGTTACCATGAAACTTCGATGTTCAAACTTGGATAACAAGGACATGTTCTCTAAAAGT GATCCCTTTTTACGAATCTCTAGGATTGTTGAGGCTGGAAGTCCTATTCCTATATGCAAGACAGAAGTAGTTAACAACAATTTGAATCCACTATGGAAGCCTTTATGTATAAGCATGCAGCAATATGTGAGCAAG GATAACCCTCTGCTGATAGAGTGTTTTGACTTCAACAGCAATGGCAACCACACACtaattgg TAAACTGCAGACATCAATTCAAGACATGGAAAAACTTTACACATCGAAAACAGGGATGAGTTTTGTCTTCCCATCTTCTCGTCATCAAGCCCATGAGAAG ATTCTCAAGGGTAAACTTTTTGTTGATCAATATGACGAGAAGGAACTCCATAGTTTTCTTGATTATATTTCTAGCGGGTTTGAGCTGAACTTCATGGTTGCTGTTGATTTTACTG CATCGAATGGAGATCCTCGAAATCCAGATTCCTTGCATTACATTGATCATTCTGGCCGCTTAAATGCATACCAGCAA GCAATAATGGAGGTTGGGGAAGTCATACAAgtttatgattatgataaaCGCTTTCCTGCTTGGGGTTTTGGTGGAAAGTTCTTAAATAACACTGTATCTCATTGCTTCAACTTGAATGGAAATGCTGGAAACTCTGAG GTTGAAAGAGTACAAGGCATAATGGCTGCTTATGGAGCTGCATTGCATAGTGTCTCTCTTCACGGACCCactttatttggtccagtaataAATCAAGCTGCAGAAATAGCTGCTCAATCTCTCTCAAGCAATTCCAGCAAGTACTTTGTGTTGCTAATTATAACG GATGGAGTTCTAACCGATCTTCAGGAGACTAAAGACGCATTGGTCAGGGCCTCTGATCTACCCCTGTCAATTCTAATCGTTGGAGTGGGAAATGCCGATTTTAAACAAATGGAG ATTTTGGATGCTGACAATGGACAACGACTGGAGAGCTCAACTGGAAGAATAGCTACTAGAGATATTGTTCAGTTTGTTCCCATGCGTAATGTACATC CTGGAGAGGTATCAATGGTGCAGGCTCTATTGGAAGAATTACCAGGACAATTCTTGACTTACATGAGAAGTAGAGATATCAAGCCATTAAATGTCAATGTGCAAAAGTTTCATGTTCCCCCAGATCCATTAATGACTTGA
- the LOC122589586 gene encoding protein BONZAI 3-like isoform X2 encodes MRSISLSLLSLSALKLRDLDILSKSDPMAVVYAKRKDGTLEELGRTEVIMNSLNPMWIQKINVAFHFEVVQPLIFQVYDVDTKYHNVPTKTLNLKDQDFVGEANCILSEIMTLKSRSMTLKLHGRNGHGVGSLGSITVHAEETIASKMAVTMKLRCSNLDNKDMFSKSDPFLRISRIVEAGSPIPICKTEVVNNNLNPLWKPLCISMQQYVSKDNPLLIECFDFNSNGNHTLIGKLQTSIQDMEKLYTSKTGMSFVFPSSRHQAHEKILKGKLFVDQYDEKELHSFLDYISSGFELNFMVAVDFTASNGDPRNPDSLHYIDHSGRLNAYQQAIMEVGEVIQVYDYDKRFPAWGFGGKFLNNTVSHCFNLNGNAGNSEVERVQGIMAAYGAALHSVSLHGPTLFGPVINQAAEIAAQSLSSNSSKYFVLLIITDGVLTDLQETKDALVRASDLPLSILIVGVGNADFKQMEILDADNGQRLESSTGRIATRDIVQFVPMRNVHPGEVSMVQALLEELPGQFLTYMRSRDIKPLNVNVQKFHVPPDPLMT; translated from the exons ATGCGGAGTATCAGCTTGAGCTTG CTATCTTTATCAGCTTTAAAGTTACGTGATCTCGATATCCTATCTAAG AGTGACCCAATGGCAGTTGTATATGCCAAGAGGAAAGATGGAACTCTAGAGGAACTTGGTCGAACAGAGGTGATCATGAACAGCTTGAATCCCATGTGGATTCAGAAAATCAATGTTGCATTTCACTTCGAGGTTGTTCAGCCACTAAT CTTTCAGGTTTATGACGTGGATACCAAGTATCATAATGTGCCAACAAAG ACACTGAACCTAAAAGACCAAGATTTTGTTGGTGAAGCTAACTGTATTTTGTCAGAG ATCATGACTCTCAAGAGCCGAAGTATGACCCTAAAACTTCATGGTAGAAATGGGCATGGCGTTGGAAGTTTAGGTTCAATAACTGTTCATGCAGAGGAAACCATAGCGTCCAAAATGGCCGTTACCATGAAACTTCGATGTTCAAACTTGGATAACAAGGACATGTTCTCTAAAAGT GATCCCTTTTTACGAATCTCTAGGATTGTTGAGGCTGGAAGTCCTATTCCTATATGCAAGACAGAAGTAGTTAACAACAATTTGAATCCACTATGGAAGCCTTTATGTATAAGCATGCAGCAATATGTGAGCAAG GATAACCCTCTGCTGATAGAGTGTTTTGACTTCAACAGCAATGGCAACCACACACtaattgg TAAACTGCAGACATCAATTCAAGACATGGAAAAACTTTACACATCGAAAACAGGGATGAGTTTTGTCTTCCCATCTTCTCGTCATCAAGCCCATGAGAAG ATTCTCAAGGGTAAACTTTTTGTTGATCAATATGACGAGAAGGAACTCCATAGTTTTCTTGATTATATTTCTAGCGGGTTTGAGCTGAACTTCATGGTTGCTGTTGATTTTACTG CATCGAATGGAGATCCTCGAAATCCAGATTCCTTGCATTACATTGATCATTCTGGCCGCTTAAATGCATACCAGCAA GCAATAATGGAGGTTGGGGAAGTCATACAAgtttatgattatgataaaCGCTTTCCTGCTTGGGGTTTTGGTGGAAAGTTCTTAAATAACACTGTATCTCATTGCTTCAACTTGAATGGAAATGCTGGAAACTCTGAG GTTGAAAGAGTACAAGGCATAATGGCTGCTTATGGAGCTGCATTGCATAGTGTCTCTCTTCACGGACCCactttatttggtccagtaataAATCAAGCTGCAGAAATAGCTGCTCAATCTCTCTCAAGCAATTCCAGCAAGTACTTTGTGTTGCTAATTATAACG GATGGAGTTCTAACCGATCTTCAGGAGACTAAAGACGCATTGGTCAGGGCCTCTGATCTACCCCTGTCAATTCTAATCGTTGGAGTGGGAAATGCCGATTTTAAACAAATGGAG ATTTTGGATGCTGACAATGGACAACGACTGGAGAGCTCAACTGGAAGAATAGCTACTAGAGATATTGTTCAGTTTGTTCCCATGCGTAATGTACATC CTGGAGAGGTATCAATGGTGCAGGCTCTATTGGAAGAATTACCAGGACAATTCTTGACTTACATGAGAAGTAGAGATATCAAGCCATTAAATGTCAATGTGCAAAAGTTTCATGTTCCCCCAGATCCATTAATGACTTGA
- the LOC122587859 gene encoding uncharacterized protein LOC122587859 translates to MNQGGVTMAHVNIQKPLETGISKGMNKRRRKMVVESSENNSEEEETALKGVSGGPGGDSVERRKSARQKQQVLYQEGGSDDLILQNRSRLRIMEEVPACDDKSCDPANVDKEVNKQKACEHAKNMEKHIMKGAEPVPLDHSGNLSPEIVDCPDSEFSNFDKDKEAHCFAVDQIWACYDSLDSLPRFYALVRRIYKSEFRLRLTWLEPELESNAEIKWAEEGLPVACGKFVKGKTEEMIYEKGSCRFSYVIYPRAGEIWALFKDWNIEWSLDPEHHKRYKFVIVEILSVQDDGISVAFLLKVKGFVSVFQRTIPAELAKLTIPFNERLRFSHRIKSVKLNGTEREGVPSGSFELDMASLPLEDYSYSNKVSINPNNAMGQTSQSHVEKVKPATHLSNTRKKYMNGLDSQMLNLRRSPRGLKGGDQPNGVKDRVTNGQSSQSPEETVKPTPCLSYTPSKRLNGFHNEMVSLRRSPRGLTGYQSNGDIDTISERFMKSPWISSLSPACGY, encoded by the exons ATGAATCAGGGAGGGGTCACTATGGCACATGTCAATATACAGAAGCCTTTGGAAACAGGAATCTCCAAAGGAAtgaacaaaagaagaagaaagatggtAGTAGAATCTAGTGAAAATAATTCCGAGGAAGAAGAAACAGCATTGAAGGGAGTTAGTGGTGGTCCTGGCGGTGATAGTGTTGAACGCAGAAAATCCGCTCGACAAAAGCAACAAGTTCTGTACCAGGAAGGTGGCAGTGATGATTTGATCCTGCAAAACAGATCAAGGTTGAGGATAATGGAAGAAGTCCCAGCATGTGATGATAAATCTTGTGACCCAGCTAATGTGGATAAGGAAGTGAACAAACAAAAAGCATGTGAACATGCTAAGAACATGGAGAAACATATAATGAAGGGAGCAGAACCTGTACCACTTGACCATTCAGGCAATTTAAGCCCAGAGATAGTAGATTGTCCAGATTCAGAATTTAGTAACTTTGACAAGGATAAAGAGGCACATTGTTTTGCTGTTGATCAAATCTGGGCGTGCTATGATTCTCTTGACAGCTTGCCAAGATTCTATGCGCTGGTTAGGAGAATTTATAAATCTGAGTTTAGGCTGCGGCTCACTTGGTTGGAGCCTGAACTTGAAAGCAATGCGGAGATTAAATGGGCAGAAGAAGGTTTGCCAGTTGCCTGTGGGAAGTTTGTGAAGGGGAAAACAGAGGAA ATGATATATGAGAAAGGAAGTTGTAGATTTTCGTACGTCATTTATCCCCGAGCAGGTGAAATTTGGGCCCTTTTTAAGGACTGGAATATTGAATGGAGTTTGGACCCAGAACATCACAAAAGATACAAATTTGTTATTGTGGAGATTCTTTCTGTACAAGATGATGGTATCTCTGTAGCGTTCTTATTGAAAGTGAAAGGGTTTGTAAGTGTGTTTCAGAGAACAATCCCAGCGGAACTTGCTAAACTTACAATCCCGTTCAATGAACGGCTTAGATTTTCTCATCGTATTAAGTCAGTAAAACTGAATGGAACTGAAAGAGAAGGTGTACCTTCTGGATCCTTTGAGCTAGATATGGCTTCTCTACCGCTTGAAGATTATTCTTATTCTAACAAGGTGTCGATCAACCCAAATAATGCTATGGGTCAAACTTCTCAATCTCATGTAGAAAAAGTCAAACCTGCTACTCATTTATCAAACACTCGAAAGAAGTATATGAATGGTcttgatagccaaatgcttaaTCTTCGCCGATCACCGAGAGGACTAAAGGGAGGTGATCAGCCTAATGGTGTTAAAGATAGGGTAACTAATGGTCAAAGTTCTCAATCTCCTGAAGAAACAGTTAAACCTACTCCTTGTTTGTCATACACTCCGAGTAAGCGCTTGAATGGTTTTCATAATGAGATGGTTAGTCTTCGCCGATCACCGAGAGGATTAACTGGCTATCAGTCCAATGGTGATATAGACACAATATCTGAAAGGTTTATGAAAAGTCCCTGGATTTCTTCACTATCTCCAGCATGTGGATATTAA